The following proteins come from a genomic window of Sphaerisporangium rubeum:
- the mmuM gene encoding homocysteine S-methyltransferase, with product MTFDSDDVGTVILDGGLATHLEALGYDLSDELWSARLLIEDPEAILRAHLDYFAAGADVATTVSYQASFPGLMRRGRNEHETRALLQLSVELAVEARDAAGGGVVAASIGPYGAFLADGAEYTGDYDLDEDGLFEWHRRRWEVLARSGADLLACETIPSYAEAKAIARLLERTPDVNAWVAFSCRDGECISDGTPLERCAELFAGNPQVVAIGVNCTSPAYVESLIGRLKDAPVIVYPNSGETWDAERRRWRGTADPMDFAAAAARWRAAGATYIGGCCRTTPEHIRRVRDRLEGPADERSGA from the coding sequence GTGACATTCGACTCGGATGACGTAGGAACCGTGATCCTCGACGGAGGGCTCGCCACCCACCTGGAGGCCCTCGGGTACGACCTGAGCGACGAGTTGTGGTCGGCACGCCTGCTCATTGAGGACCCCGAGGCCATCCTGCGGGCTCACCTGGACTACTTCGCCGCGGGTGCCGACGTCGCCACGACGGTCAGTTACCAGGCGAGCTTCCCTGGTCTGATGCGCCGGGGCCGCAACGAGCACGAGACGCGGGCCCTGCTGCAGCTGTCGGTGGAGCTGGCCGTCGAGGCGCGGGACGCCGCCGGCGGTGGTGTGGTCGCGGCGAGTATCGGGCCGTACGGCGCGTTCCTGGCGGACGGCGCCGAGTACACCGGTGACTACGACCTGGACGAGGACGGGCTGTTCGAGTGGCACCGCCGGCGCTGGGAGGTGCTCGCACGCAGCGGCGCCGACCTGCTGGCCTGCGAGACCATCCCGTCGTACGCCGAGGCGAAGGCGATCGCGCGGCTGCTGGAACGGACGCCGGACGTCAACGCCTGGGTCGCATTCTCCTGCCGTGACGGGGAGTGCATCAGCGACGGCACGCCACTGGAACGCTGTGCGGAACTGTTCGCGGGGAACCCTCAGGTCGTGGCGATCGGCGTCAACTGCACGTCCCCCGCGTACGTCGAGAGCCTGATCGGCCGCCTGAAGGACGCACCGGTCATCGTGTACCCCAACTCCGGTGAGACCTGGGACGCCGAGCGGCGCCGCTGGCGTGGCACCGCCGACCCGATGGACTTCGCCGCCGCCGCAGCGCGGTGGCGTGCCGCCGGCGCGACGTACATCGGGGGCTGCTGCCGCACCACTCCGGAGCACATCCGCCGGGTGCGCGACCGCCTGGAGGGGCCGGCGGACGAGCGAAGCGGGGCCTGA
- a CDS encoding glutamate synthase — translation MTSPPHPPERRAGERADPPATEVAFDAATLSTREINRSLQAMPRGRATVSNPAGRHNLAVGLDAPVRVEIDGPAGDYAGGLGKKAVVSVRGAAGCGAGENLMSGCVHVRGSAGPSVAASARGGTVVVDGGCGARAGISLKGGTLVVGGDVGPLCGFLAQSGVILVGGDAGRHLGDSLYEAVVYVAGRIAGLGADAIMEEINEHDVTFVKILADGYGLDHISPENISKVVSTRRLYHLDGHVDGAY, via the coding sequence ATGACGTCCCCGCCGCACCCCCCTGAGCGACGGGCCGGCGAGCGAGCGGACCCACCCGCGACCGAGGTGGCGTTCGACGCCGCCACGCTGTCCACACGGGAGATCAACCGCTCGCTGCAGGCCATGCCGCGCGGCAGGGCGACGGTGAGCAACCCCGCGGGGCGGCACAACCTCGCCGTGGGCCTCGACGCGCCGGTCCGGGTCGAGATCGACGGCCCCGCGGGTGACTACGCGGGTGGCCTCGGCAAGAAGGCCGTCGTCTCCGTGCGCGGCGCCGCGGGCTGCGGGGCCGGCGAGAACCTCATGTCCGGCTGCGTCCACGTGCGCGGCTCGGCGGGCCCGAGTGTCGCGGCGTCGGCCAGAGGCGGCACGGTGGTGGTGGACGGCGGCTGCGGCGCCAGAGCCGGCATCTCGCTCAAAGGCGGCACCTTGGTGGTCGGCGGTGACGTGGGGCCGCTGTGCGGGTTCCTCGCGCAGTCCGGCGTGATCCTGGTCGGCGGGGACGCCGGACGGCACCTCGGTGACTCGCTGTACGAGGCCGTGGTCTACGTCGCGGGACGGATCGCGGGGCTCGGCGCGGACGCCATAATGGAGGAGATCAACGAGCACGACGTGACCTTCGTGAAGATCCTCGCGGACGGATACGGCCTCGATCACATCTCTCCTGAGAACATCTCCAAGGTCGTCTCCACCCGGCGCCTCTACCACCTCGACGGTCACGTCGACGGTGCGTACTGA
- a CDS encoding FMN-binding glutamate synthase family protein, whose protein sequence is MSHTFSPEVIGEIQERARLGRCEVRGWGARRAVPGFDDLLILTAGLSATPLEDHRERCDTRTVLGTRNAAEPVILDIPITIAGMSYGALSAGAKEALARAATLTGTSATSGEGGLIPEERGAAKTLVYQCLPSRYGFDPDHLRAADAVEIVLGQGASPGAGGVLLGQKVTTPVAYMRDLPEGVDQRTASRHPDWAGTEGLRVKIEELREVTGWRIPVYVKIGASRVAADVRHAVEAGADVIVVDGMQGGTGAAHDVFIEHTGIPTLAALRLAADTLKALSVENEVQLIISGGIRSGADVAKALALGADAVSLGVAALIALGCNSPSDDTGADVSLGYRALGTSPGSCTACHTGGCPVGIATQDDMLADRLDPDFGAERVANYLRSLTTEATMLARACGRSSVHDLSPDDLVALTVEAAAMARVPLAGTTWIPGG, encoded by the coding sequence ATGAGCCACACCTTCTCCCCGGAGGTGATCGGTGAGATCCAGGAACGTGCCAGATTGGGCCGCTGCGAGGTGCGCGGCTGGGGTGCGCGCCGCGCGGTGCCGGGCTTCGACGACCTGCTCATCCTGACGGCGGGCCTGTCCGCCACTCCGCTGGAGGACCACAGGGAGCGGTGCGACACCCGCACCGTGCTCGGCACGCGCAACGCCGCGGAGCCGGTCATCCTGGACATCCCCATCACCATCGCCGGCATGTCGTACGGCGCGCTGTCGGCCGGCGCCAAGGAGGCGCTGGCCCGGGCCGCGACGCTGACCGGCACCTCGGCCACGTCCGGCGAAGGCGGGCTGATCCCCGAGGAGCGCGGCGCCGCCAAGACACTGGTGTACCAGTGCCTGCCGTCGCGGTACGGCTTCGACCCCGACCATCTGCGCGCCGCCGACGCCGTCGAGATCGTGCTCGGCCAAGGCGCGTCCCCAGGCGCCGGTGGCGTGCTGCTCGGCCAGAAGGTCACCACGCCGGTGGCGTACATGCGCGACCTCCCCGAAGGCGTGGACCAGCGCACCGCGAGCCGCCACCCCGACTGGGCCGGCACCGAGGGCCTGCGCGTCAAGATCGAGGAGTTGCGCGAGGTCACCGGCTGGCGCATCCCCGTGTACGTCAAGATCGGCGCGTCCCGCGTCGCCGCCGACGTCCGCCACGCCGTGGAGGCCGGGGCCGACGTCATCGTGGTCGACGGCATGCAAGGCGGCACCGGCGCGGCCCACGACGTCTTCATCGAGCACACCGGCATCCCCACCCTCGCCGCGCTCCGCCTGGCCGCCGACACCCTCAAGGCCCTGTCGGTGGAGAACGAGGTGCAGCTCATCATCTCCGGCGGCATCCGCAGCGGCGCCGACGTCGCCAAGGCCCTGGCGTTAGGCGCCGACGCCGTCTCCCTGGGAGTGGCGGCCCTCATCGCCTTGGGCTGCAACTCCCCCTCCGACGACACCGGCGCCGACGTCAGCCTCGGCTACCGCGCGCTCGGCACCTCCCCCGGCTCCTGCACCGCCTGCCACACCGGCGGCTGCCCCGTCGGCATCGCCACCCAGGACGACATGCTCGCCGACCGCCTCGACCCCGACTTCGGCGCCGAACGCGTCGCCAACTACCTGCGCTCCCTGACCACGGAGGCCACCATGCTCGCCAGAGCCTGCGGCCGCAGCTCCGTGCACGACCTCTCCCCCGACGACCTGGTCGCCCTCACCGTGGAGGCCGCCGCCATGGCCCGCGTCCCCCTGGCCGGCACCACCTGGATCCCCGGCGGCTGA
- a CDS encoding NUDIX domain-containing protein: MAIINSCCSFCGAAYEPGLSWPRTCAECGNTSYLNPLPVAVMVLPVDDGLLMVRRDVEPRRGLLALPGGFIDVGESWQQAAVRELREETGVVVDAADVRLFDAVSAPDGTVLIFGLGPRTTADTLPPVVRTTETSEWLVIDGPQELAFPLHTQAAARFFGEGRSS; encoded by the coding sequence GTGGCGATCATCAACTCCTGCTGCTCCTTCTGCGGAGCGGCCTACGAGCCCGGCCTGTCCTGGCCGCGGACCTGCGCCGAGTGCGGCAACACCAGCTACCTCAACCCCCTGCCGGTCGCGGTCATGGTGCTACCGGTGGACGACGGCCTTCTCATGGTCCGCCGGGACGTCGAGCCGCGCCGCGGCCTGCTCGCGCTCCCCGGCGGATTCATCGACGTCGGCGAGTCCTGGCAGCAGGCCGCCGTGCGGGAGCTCCGCGAGGAGACGGGGGTGGTCGTCGACGCGGCCGACGTGCGGCTGTTCGACGCGGTCAGCGCGCCGGACGGCACCGTGCTGATCTTCGGTCTCGGGCCGCGTACGACCGCGGACACCTTGCCGCCGGTCGTACGCACCACGGAGACCAGCGAGTGGCTGGTGATCGACGGCCCTCAGGAGCTGGCGTTCCCCCTGCACACGCAGGCCGCGGCCCGCTTCTTCGGCGAGGGCCGATCGTCGTGA
- a CDS encoding 1-acyl-sn-glycerol-3-phosphate acyltransferase: MFYWVVKAVLGPLLHLVFRPKVDGIENVPRQGAAILAGNHLSFADHFIGPLPLPRKVISLGKAEYFTGRGLKGLLTRAFFTGVGTVPIDRSGGKASEAALRTGLRILREGHLLGIYPEGTRSPDGRLYKGKTGVARLALESRVPVIPWAMLDTFEIMPTGRPLPKLGIRPTVRYGKPLDFSRYYGMEDDRLVLRAVTDEIMYALMELSGQEYVDKYATSAKIEQERAARAARGTTSP, from the coding sequence GTGTTCTACTGGGTGGTGAAGGCCGTTCTGGGGCCACTGCTCCATCTGGTGTTCCGTCCCAAAGTCGACGGCATCGAAAACGTGCCACGCCAAGGCGCCGCCATCCTGGCAGGCAACCACCTGTCCTTCGCCGACCACTTCATCGGCCCCCTGCCTCTCCCGCGCAAGGTCATCTCCCTCGGCAAAGCCGAGTACTTCACCGGCCGCGGCCTCAAGGGTCTGCTCACCCGCGCCTTCTTCACCGGCGTCGGCACCGTCCCCATCGACAGGTCCGGCGGCAAGGCCAGCGAGGCCGCCCTGCGCACCGGCCTGCGCATCCTCCGCGAAGGCCACCTCCTCGGCATCTACCCCGAAGGCACCCGCTCACCCGACGGCCGCCTCTACAAGGGCAAGACCGGCGTGGCCCGCCTGGCCCTGGAGTCCCGCGTCCCTGTCATCCCCTGGGCCATGCTCGACACCTTCGAGATCATGCCGACGGGCCGCCCCCTTCCCAAACTCGGCATCCGCCCCACCGTCAGATACGGCAAACCCCTCGACTTCTCCCGCTACTACGGCATGGAGGACGACCGCCTCGTCCTCCGCGCCGTCACCGACGAGATCATGTACGCGCTGATGGAACTCTCCGGCCAGGAATACGTCGACAAGTACGCCACCAGCGCCAAGATCGAACAAGAACGCGCCGCTCGCGCGGCCCGCGGCACCACCTCCCCCTGA
- a CDS encoding alpha/beta hydrolase, producing the protein MPLMPGSAPYHHEGGQIGVLLCHGFTGTPQSLRPWGEHLAAAGLTVSLPRLPGHGTTWQEMNRTRWEDWFAELERAFDALRGTCSEVFVMGLSLGGCMALRLAEVHGPLVRGVVVVNPSIVNDAPLLTLAPVLKFLVASVAGVAGDIKKPGVTEVGYTRTPVRAAATLPRLWALVRSELHRVTQPVLVYHSPEDHVVKPASVAVLRSALGDNLTVRECLDSYHVATLDNDAPAIFEGSLDFIRTHASVPLQRD; encoded by the coding sequence ATGCCGCTCATGCCCGGCTCCGCGCCGTACCACCACGAAGGCGGCCAGATCGGGGTGTTGCTGTGCCATGGCTTCACCGGCACGCCTCAGTCGTTGCGGCCGTGGGGCGAGCACCTCGCCGCGGCCGGCCTCACCGTGTCCCTGCCGAGGCTGCCGGGGCACGGCACCACGTGGCAGGAGATGAACCGCACCCGCTGGGAGGACTGGTTCGCCGAGCTGGAGCGCGCGTTCGACGCGTTGCGCGGCACATGCTCGGAGGTGTTCGTGATGGGGCTGTCGCTCGGCGGCTGCATGGCGCTGCGCCTGGCCGAGGTGCACGGGCCGCTGGTGCGCGGTGTGGTGGTGGTGAACCCGTCCATCGTGAACGACGCGCCGCTGCTCACGCTGGCCCCGGTGCTGAAGTTCCTGGTGGCTTCGGTCGCCGGGGTCGCCGGGGACATCAAGAAGCCGGGGGTGACCGAGGTCGGGTACACCCGCACACCGGTGCGCGCGGCGGCGACCCTGCCGCGGCTGTGGGCCCTGGTGCGGTCGGAGCTGCACCGGGTCACCCAGCCGGTGCTGGTCTACCACAGCCCCGAGGACCACGTGGTCAAACCGGCGAGCGTGGCGGTGCTGCGGTCGGCGCTCGGGGACAACCTCACCGTCCGCGAATGCCTCGACAGCTACCACGTCGCGACGCTCGACAACGATGCGCCTGCCATCTTCGAGGGAAGCCTCGACTTCATCAGAACGCACGCCTCGGTACCCTTGCAAAGAGACTGA